The Granulicella sp. 5B5 nucleotide sequence ATGGACTCTCCGATTATCCGGTTCAGAACGCATATGGGGAATACTGTCTGAAGGCGCCTATCAGGTACTATTCTGGGATCCCCAGCACCTGATTTGGGAAGTTCCGCGCACTTAGTACGACCCGATAAGCAACTAATCTATCGGGGTCGTACTATATCTACACGTTGATCGCCATGCCCTCGACGCTCGAGAAGCCATCCAGCAGGCTCTCGCTCAGCGTTGGGTGTGCGTGGATGGTGAACATCATCTCTTCCACAGTCGCTTCAAGCTCCATCGCGGTGACGCACTCGGCGATCAGTTCGGTGGCGTTCGGCCCGATGATGTGCACGCCCAATACCTCGCCATACTTCGCGTCGCTGACGACCTTCACAAAGCCGTCGTGCGCATCGAGGATGGTGGCCTTCGAGTTGCCGACGAACGGGAACTTGCCGACCTTCACCTGGTAGCCCTTCTCCTTGGCTTGCGCTTCGGTTAGGCCCGCGCTGCCAATCTGCGGGTCGCAGTAGGTGCAGCCTGGGACTCGGTCCTTGCGCACAGCCCGTGCATACTTGCCGGCGAGCTTGCTCGCGACGACCACGCCGGCCATTGCGCCTACATGCGCCAGTTGCGGCAGCCCGGCGACGACGTCGCCGATCGCGTACACGCCTGGCTCAGTGGTCTCCATCCACTCGTTCACCGGCACAAAACCGCGATCGAGCTGGATCTTCACCTTGTCGAGACCGGCGTCATACGTGCGTGGCCCACGACCTACGGCGACCAGCACCTTCTCGGCGTCCTTGGTCTGTGTCTTACCCGCCGCGTCGACATACGTGACCGTTGCACCAGCAGCAGTCTTCTCGATCTTCTCGACCTTGCAGCCGGTGTTCACCTCGATGCCGCGCTTCTTGTACAGCCGCGTCAGCTCCTTGGAGATCTCTTCATCCTCTACCGGCACGATGCGTGGCAGGGCTTCGAGGATCGTCACCTCGGCGCCAAAGCTCTTGAAGACGGAAGCGAACTCAACGCCAACTGCGCCCGAGCCGATCACGATCAGCGACTTCGGCATCGCGGGCAGAGTCAGAATCTGCATGTTGGTCAGGATCGTGTCGTCGGCCTGATAGCCCGGCAACATGCGGGCGTCGGAGCCCGTAGCGAGCACGACCTTCTTGGCCTTCACCTCGGTGACGGTCTGCTGCGTGTAGCCTTCGGCCTGCAGGTCGCGGCCCTTGCCCTTATCTTCATCGGTCACGGAGACGGTAAACACACCCGCCTGCGCTGGCCCGGTCAAACGGCCATGCCCGCGCACCACGGTGATCTTGTTCTTCTTCATCAGGAAGTCGAGGCCCTTGGTGTGCTTCGTGACGATGTCGTTCTTGCGCTTCAGCAGGTTGTCCCAATTCAGCTTCGGCGCGCTCACGCCGTCGATGCCGTAGCTTTCGGCGTGCTTCAGGTGATCCCACACCTCGGCTGAAAACAGCATGGCCTTGGTCGGGATGCAGCCCCAGTGCAGGCACGTGCCGCCCAGCTTGTCGGTCTTCTCGATGATTGCGACCTTCAGGCCGAGCTGTGCTGCGCGGATGCCGCAGGTGTAACCGGCGGGGCCGCCGCCAAGGATTGCAAGGTCGTAAACCGTATCTGCCAAGGGAATTCGCTCCATTCTTCAGGTGCGCCGGCGCAAAACCGTAGCGCTTGTCTTCGACAACTTAGTGTATCGCCGCTGCCTTAACCAACCGTATTGGATGTGCGAGTACCGGCTGCCGATGCAAACCACCCGCGCCCGCAAGGAGGTGCGCACGCATGAACCACTTCACTTACTCCGACGCTGGCTTCCAGATGACTAGGTCCTTCGAGGGCCTTCGTCTCAACGCTTACCAGGACTGCGCCGGCATCTGGACCATTGGTTACGGCCACACCGGCCAGGACGTCATCCCCGGCAAGACCATCACCGAAGCCGAAGCCGAAGCCCTGTTGCACGCCGATCTCGCAGCTGCTGTCGCCTGTGTCAACCGTGCGGTCAACGTGCCCATCACGCAGGGGCATTTCGACGCGCTCGTGGACTTCTGTTTCAACGCTGGCCGCGGCAATCTTCTCAGTTCGACCCTGCTGCGCCTGGTCAATCTCGGCGACTACGCGCAAGCGGCCGGGCAGTTCGCTCTCTGGGTACACGCAGGCGGAGAAGTTGTCTCTGGCCTCGTCCGTCGCCGCAAGGCTGAGGCGGAGCGATTCATCGCCTCGTCATAGCCGAGCGTCGCATGAGCATCGAGCAAATATCTAAGCCACGCGTCTACAGTAAGTTAGCCACCGCCGCGAATATAAACCCATCATCGCAACCGCGCTAGACCCCATTTGCGTCAAACTGAATATCGTGACGCGCCAGATCAAGTTCGCTCTCTGCCTTCTCGCTCTCTCGTTCTGCACGGCCCTGCATGCGGACCCCTCCAAGTTCGATCTCACCGGCCCCAAGCTCGACATCCGCGTCACGCGCGGCAACGACACCCTGCCCATCGCCGAGGTCCCCAACCTGCAACCTGGCGACAAGCTCTGGATCAAGGCCGACCTCCCGCAGACGCAGTCCAACCATCTGCTGATCATCGTGGCCTTCCTGCGCGGCACCACCAACGAGCCGCCCGACAGCTGGTTCACCGAGATCGACACCTGGGACAAGAAGAAGACCAAGGAGGGCACCACCATTGTCGTCCCGGACGAGGCGCAGCAGGCCATCCTCTTCATCGCGCCCGAGACCGGCGGCGACTTCAAGACGCTGCGCTCCGCCGTCAAAGGCCGCCCCGGCATCTTCATCCGCGCCGACGCCGACCTCAACGAGTCGTCCTTCGAGCAACAGCGCATTGAGCACTATCTTGATGCCATGAAGACCGTTACACAGAACGATCCCAAGGCGATTGCCGACCACTCTGCCAAGCTCGCCGCTACCCTCGCCCTCAAGCCCAATGCAGACTGCTTCAAGCAGCCCGTCGAGCAGCAGGTCACGTGCCTCACCCAGTCGAGTGAGCCCGTCATTCTCACCGACGGCCACGGCCAGAGCATCGCGGACGCGCTCTCCTCCGGCGCATCGTCGGACCTGATCAACAGTGCCTCGCTCACGCAGCAGGCCGGCGGCGGAATCTATTCGGCCTACGTCGGCACCGTCATCGACCTCGTTCACCTCGTCAGCCTCATGCGCACGGCGCAGTATCAGTACATCCCCGGCCTCAGCTTCCCAGACGATGCAACGATCAACCTGAAGCTCAATGCGCCGCCATCGTTTGTCAACCCAAAGTCGGTCATCGTGGTTGGCCTGCCTGCCATCCAGCCTGCCAAGCTGCCGCCGCTAAAGCCGCATGACCCCGACGAGGTCGCCTGCCTCCTGCAGCCGAAGATGGCCCTGCAGCTTGAGGGTGCACCGCTCGTCTTCTCCACCAACTTCGCGCACGACATCATCCTGCACCTCAACCGCACCGGCGCTCCCACCGACATTCCGCTCAAGCCTGACGCCTTCGAAGGCGGTCTGATCGTCACCAAGGAAGAAGCGCGCAAGGCCCTGAGGCTCGTCAACGATCGCACAAGCGAGGATGCCACCAGCGCGTCCGGCAACAAGCTGGGCAGCAGTTCCGATCTCGACATCACCGGCACGATCAGCGGCTACTGGGGCTTCGACCCCTTCACCGGCCCCACGCTCAAGCTGCAGCAGGTCGATGGCAAGGGTTGGAAGATCGTCGGCGACACGCAGCTGATGGCCGGCCAGGACAACCATCTCACGCTCACCGGCGAAGGCACCGCCTGCGTCCAGAAGGTCGCGCTCACCGACAACAAAAATAAAGATGTCACCGTCAGCTTCAAACCTGCCACCGATGACAGCGACAAGGACAAGCCGAACACGCTCGCGCTCGATGTCTCGCTCAAGAAGGTGCAGCCCGGCGGTTACTCGCTCGGCATCCGCCAGTACGGAGACGCCACGGCAGACCGCGTCCCGCTCACGGCCTATAACGCCGCCATCCACATGGACAGCCTCAAGATCCACACCGGCGACGACACCGCGGAACTCACCGGCTCGGGCCTCGACAACGTCGTCTCCGTCGAGCTCGACAAGCAGAACTTTACCCCCACCGGCGATGCCAACAGCGACAGCATGGTGCACCTCGAAGCCAAGGATGCCGTCTCACCCGCCAAAGGCTCTGAGGCCGTCGTCAAGCTCAAGGACGGCCGCACCATGAAGGTGAAGGTCTACGCCGAAGCACCGCGTCCCGGCCTCCAGCTGCTCTCCTTCCACGCAACGCCGGCGCAGCAGGCAGGCGCTATCCCCGTCACGCTCGGCGCCACGGACGACATCCCGCTCAACGGCAAGCTCACCTTCGTTGTGCAGACCAAAGAGATATTCCCGCGCAATCAGAAGATCGAGGTAGCTACCGCGGACGGCACCGCGGACACGACGCTTTCGCTCGCCGACAACGACCTCGTCCTGCAGGACGAGCACACCGTGGTCGCCACGCTCGATCCGCTCAAGGCCTTCGGGCAGTCCGCCTTCGGCCCGCTGCAAATGCGGCCCGTGGCCGCCGACGGCACTCCCGGTGACTGGACGCCGCTCGGCAAGCTCGTCCGCACACCGCAGATCACCGCCGTCAACTGCACCACAGCGGACGCACCCACCTGCACCGTCAACGGCGACAACTTCTTCCTCGTGCAGTCTTTTGGTGCCGCGCAGGACTTCGCGAAACCCGCCGATGTTCCCACCGGTTTCGCGGACAGTACCTTCACGGTGCCCACTCCTGCGGATGGAAGCACACTCTACCTGAAGCTTCGCGATGACCCAACTGCCGTCGCCAAGCTGACGCTACCCACACCGATTCCGAAGCCCGCACCACCCCCGCCAGCAGCGGCTGCGCAGCCCGCGCCCGCAGCCCCTGCTTCCACCTCCGCGACTACCTCAACTCCCGCCCCGGCAGCACAGGCATCTCCGGCTGCTGCAACACCGGCGGATTCTGCCCCGTCCTCGCAAGTGCCTGCAACATCGGTAGCACCGGCGACAACACCTCCGACGTCGACGCCACCGCCTGCGGCCACACCGTCGATTGCCTCGCAGGCTCCGCCAACTCCATCGGCCACCGCGCCTGCCGCAACGCCGTCGACGGCGTCAGCGACGCCTCCGGCAGTTAAGACAGCGATCCAACCGCAGTTGTGACGGAAGAGTCAGCGCGCAAGAGATAATGTGTTTACCGCATGCCTCCTCAGCGCACAGTCCTCATCGACACCGATACCGCATCCGACGACGCCGTTGCGCTCATCATGGCGCTGCGCTCGCCTTATGTCTGCGTCGCCGCTATCACTGTCGTCGCCGGCAACGTCCCGGTGGAGCAGGCCACCCGCAACG carries:
- the lpdA gene encoding dihydrolipoyl dehydrogenase translates to MADTVYDLAILGGGPAGYTCGIRAAQLGLKVAIIEKTDKLGGTCLHWGCIPTKAMLFSAEVWDHLKHAESYGIDGVSAPKLNWDNLLKRKNDIVTKHTKGLDFLMKKNKITVVRGHGRLTGPAQAGVFTVSVTDEDKGKGRDLQAEGYTQQTVTEVKAKKVVLATGSDARMLPGYQADDTILTNMQILTLPAMPKSLIVIGSGAVGVEFASVFKSFGAEVTILEALPRIVPVEDEEISKELTRLYKKRGIEVNTGCKVEKIEKTAAGATVTYVDAAGKTQTKDAEKVLVAVGRGPRTYDAGLDKVKIQLDRGFVPVNEWMETTEPGVYAIGDVVAGLPQLAHVGAMAGVVVASKLAGKYARAVRKDRVPGCTYCDPQIGSAGLTEAQAKEKGYQVKVGKFPFVGNSKATILDAHDGFVKVVSDAKYGEVLGVHIIGPNATELIAECVTAMELEATVEEMMFTIHAHPTLSESLLDGFSSVEGMAINV
- a CDS encoding lysozyme; this translates as MNHFTYSDAGFQMTRSFEGLRLNAYQDCAGIWTIGYGHTGQDVIPGKTITEAEAEALLHADLAAAVACVNRAVNVPITQGHFDALVDFCFNAGRGNLLSSTLLRLVNLGDYAQAAGQFALWVHAGGEVVSGLVRRRKAEAERFIASS